One part of the Treponema sp. OMZ 787 genome encodes these proteins:
- a CDS encoding integron integrase, with product MFVEIRPYENKALSVNFKAQGEDFSKVLQAIKKVPGRAWMPEQRFWVIPADRNSCDILLNNLYYNGICMADSGVTPKNHTSNYADALTTETIGENDSPASTYLKSILQKLDEVIAAKHYSKRTKEAYSYWISRFIRENKDKNLKALSEREINSFVSRLAVKEKAAASSQNQALAAILFLYKNILGLTINTTENIVRAKKPKKLPAVMSREETAKIFSILPDNDYSLCIRLLYGTGMRLMEALRLRVQDIDFDKNEITVHDGKGAKDRKTMLPISLKFPLQKHLEKVRLIHEADCKEGFGSVSLPFSLAKKYPNAGKNWAWQWVFPQARRWRNKETGEQGRHHIDPSVIQRTLHEAVLKSGIPKPIGCHTFRHSFATHLLEAGYDIRTIQELLGHSDVKTTMVYTHVLNRGSLGVQSPIDRM from the coding sequence ATGTTTGTTGAAATACGGCCTTATGAAAATAAGGCTTTGTCGGTAAATTTTAAAGCTCAAGGAGAGGATTTTTCTAAGGTGCTCCAAGCAATAAAAAAAGTACCGGGAAGGGCTTGGATGCCGGAACAACGGTTTTGGGTTATCCCTGCCGATCGTAATTCTTGTGACATTTTGTTAAACAATCTTTATTATAATGGAATCTGTATGGCAGATTCAGGGGTTACCCCTAAAAATCATACTTCTAACTATGCTGATGCTTTGACTACTGAAACTATTGGGGAAAATGATAGTCCGGCCTCAACTTATCTTAAATCTATTCTACAAAAGCTGGATGAAGTTATTGCTGCCAAACATTACAGTAAGCGTACAAAGGAAGCATACAGCTATTGGATAAGCCGCTTTATTCGCGAAAATAAGGATAAAAATCTTAAAGCTCTTTCCGAAAGGGAAATAAATTCTTTTGTGAGCCGTCTTGCAGTAAAAGAAAAGGCCGCTGCTTCAAGCCAAAATCAAGCTCTTGCCGCTATTTTGTTTCTATACAAAAATATATTGGGCTTAACTATAAATACTACTGAAAATATAGTCCGTGCAAAAAAGCCTAAAAAGCTTCCCGCGGTGATGAGCCGGGAGGAAACTGCAAAGATATTTTCTATTTTGCCTGACAATGATTATAGTCTTTGTATCCGCCTACTGTACGGAACCGGAATGCGGCTGATGGAAGCCCTGCGGCTAAGGGTGCAGGATATAGACTTTGATAAAAACGAGATTACCGTACATGACGGAAAGGGGGCAAAAGACCGTAAAACTATGTTGCCGATTTCCCTTAAATTTCCGCTTCAAAAACATTTGGAAAAGGTCCGACTTATACATGAGGCAGATTGCAAAGAAGGCTTCGGTTCGGTATCTCTTCCGTTTTCTCTTGCAAAAAAATATCCCAATGCTGGTAAAAATTGGGCCTGGCAGTGGGTGTTTCCCCAAGCGCGCCGATGGCGGAATAAGGAAACAGGCGAGCAGGGAAGGCATCACATCGACCCTTCCGTTATTCAACGAACCCTGCATGAAGCTGTTTTAAAGTCAGGCATCCCGAAACCAATCGGCTGTCACACCTTCCGCCACTCGTTTGCAACGCATCTTTTGGAAGCCGGTTATGACATCCGCACAATACAAGAGCTTCTCGGCCACAGCGATGTTAAAACAACGATGGTGTACACTCATGTCCTTAACCGAGGTAGTTTGGGAGTGCAAAGCCCCATAGACAGGATGTGA
- the comJ gene encoding competence protein ComJ codes for MVTVDILYRQLAIFVADMPNPYNKWSSKSLNQGFAYRKGSVSFDTIEDGEFKIFINEKDNLKINDIIRKIIVPLKTKNGFELGSIISTIKIDAKPGDYSIEYSLYKNKIIHIQIRKEVISPKILIMQDKDDIQDIELFLNEEKA; via the coding sequence ATGGTTACAGTGGATATACTTTATAGGCAACTTGCAATATTTGTTGCCGATATGCCTAATCCTTATAATAAATGGTCATCAAAATCCCTTAATCAAGGTTTCGCATACCGGAAAGGATCTGTTTCATTTGATACAATTGAAGACGGTGAGTTTAAAATATTTATCAATGAAAAAGATAATTTAAAGATTAATGATATAATTCGAAAAATAATTGTTCCGTTAAAAACCAAAAATGGTTTTGAGCTTGGGTCAATTATTTCCACGATTAAAATTGATGCAAAACCAGGAGATTATTCAATTGAATATAGTCTTTATAAAAATAAAATAATTCATATCCAAATACGAAAAGAAGTTATCAGCCCAAAAATACTAATAATGCAAGATAAAGATGATATACAAGATATAGAACTTTTTTTGAATGAAGAAAAAGCTTAA
- a CDS encoding type II toxin-antitoxin system HicB family antitoxin, translating to MKLAYPAIITYCEEDNSYSVEFPDLKGCVSGGFSLIEAIEMGIDAASGWILTEIEEGNAVPKASDPTKIKLPDNKSFINMLILDMDSYSEKYSSKCVRKNITLPKWVNTLAEKNNVNFSQLLQNTIVEKYAGVM from the coding sequence ATGAAATTAGCATATCCGGCAATAATAACATATTGTGAAGAAGATAATAGTTATAGCGTAGAATTTCCCGACTTGAAAGGCTGTGTTTCCGGAGGTTTTTCTCTTATAGAAGCGATAGAGATGGGAATAGATGCAGCATCAGGATGGATATTAACGGAAATCGAGGAGGGAAATGCTGTTCCAAAAGCAAGTGATCCGACAAAAATAAAACTACCTGATAATAAAAGTTTCATAAATATGCTTATTTTAGATATGGATTCGTATAGTGAAAAATATTCAAGCAAATGTGTAAGAAAGAATATAACACTCCCAAAATGGGTGAATACGCTTGCAGAAAAAAATAATGTAAATTTTTCACAATTATTACAGAACACGATAGTAGAAAAATATGCAGGTGTTATGTAA
- a CDS encoding DUF3784 domain-containing protein encodes MYTIIAFCLSRIVMIIFGILIRECKCYNLIAGYNTMPAEKKKSYNPAPLADKVGIFLYWVGTFTIVFGIILYFVEYSKLLTAVITFGYSVILLVAAIIFIAKEAKNLNDI; translated from the coding sequence ATGTATACAATTATAGCTTTTTGTTTAAGCCGTATTGTGATGATTATATTTGGGATTTTAATCAGAGAATGTAAATGCTACAACTTGATAGCCGGATATAATACAATGCCTGCCGAAAAGAAAAAATCCTATAATCCAGCACCTCTTGCTGATAAAGTAGGTATATTTCTCTATTGGGTAGGCACTTTTACCATTGTATTTGGAATCATCTTATATTTTGTAGAATATTCAAAATTATTGACTGCGGTTATCACTTTTGGTTATTCTGTTATTCTTCTTGTTGCGGCTATTATTTTTATTGCAAAAGAAGCAAAGAACTTAAATGATATATAA
- a CDS encoding DUF6364 family protein has product MKTELILKIDKNIAESMMQCAVKHKKSMSKFIEDLFSNSININQKTEEISPIVKELSGIIREQDLENISYMSYLEKKYE; this is encoded by the coding sequence ATGAAAACTGAATTAATTCTAAAAATAGACAAAAATATTGCTGAATCTATGATGCAATGTGCTGTCAAACATAAAAAAAGTATGTCAAAATTTATTGAAGATCTTTTTAGTAATTCAATAAATATAAATCAAAAAACAGAAGAAATATCTCCGATTGTCAAAGAATTGAGCGGCATTATAAGAGAACAGGATTTAGAAAATATAAGTTATATGAGTTATTTAGAAAAAAAATATGAGTAA
- a CDS encoding PIN domain-containing protein, whose amino-acid sequence MSKRIFVDSDIILDILCQREPYYEYAAYVFSLSDTKRIVLYTTSLVFSNVYYILRKLLGIQKAKEALRKLRLLVKVIPVEEKEVDLALNSKFSDFEDALQYYTAMRHKIEILLTRNIKDYKEREIIVQTPEEFIRDNKKFEV is encoded by the coding sequence ATGAGTAAAAGGATATTTGTTGATTCGGATATAATTTTAGATATTTTATGCCAACGTGAACCATATTATGAATATGCTGCTTACGTGTTTTCATTAAGTGATACAAAAAGAATTGTTTTATACACAACATCGCTGGTATTTTCAAATGTATATTATATACTCAGAAAGTTATTGGGCATACAAAAAGCAAAAGAAGCATTGCGGAAATTGAGGTTGCTTGTTAAAGTAATACCTGTAGAAGAAAAAGAAGTAGATTTAGCTTTAAATTCAAAGTTTTCAGATTTTGAAGATGCTTTACAATATTATACGGCAATGCGACATAAGATAGAAATATTATTAACACGAAATATAAAAGATTATAAAGAAAGAGAAATAATAGTACAAACACCTGAAGAATTCATAAGAGATAATAAGAAATTCGAAGTCTAA
- a CDS encoding VOC family protein, with protein sequence MKLDGFGVFVKDMPTMVRFYRDILGFEIKEAEDASNVFLEKDGTLFLFYRRSDFEKMTSTKFNYAEKINGHFEIALGVENFAAVDKAYNEIVAKGGESVMPPTTEPWGQRTCYIADPEGNLVEIGSFVKE encoded by the coding sequence ATGAAATTAGATGGATTTGGTGTTTTTGTAAAAGATATGCCGACAATGGTGCGTTTTTACAGGGATATATTGGGATTTGAAATCAAAGAGGCAGAAGATGCATCGAATGTATTTCTTGAAAAGGACGGCACTCTGTTTTTATTTTACAGACGCTCAGATTTTGAAAAGATGACTTCTACAAAATTCAATTATGCAGAAAAGATAAATGGGCATTTTGAAATTGCCTTAGGTGTAGAAAATTTTGCGGCAGTGGATAAAGCATATAATGAAATAGTCGCAAAGGGTGGAGAATCTGTAATGCCGCCTACAACAGAGCCTTGGGGACAGCGAACTTGCTACATTGCCGACCCCGAAGGAAATCTTGTAGAAATCGGTTCTTTCGTGAAAGAATAA
- a CDS encoding TfoX/Sxy family protein, whose translation MASTKDYLDFVLDQLSDLEDIRFRQMMGEYIIYYKDKIIGGIYDDRFLVKPTKSVMEKILDASYEVPYDGAKEMILVDAIDNREFLRDLILGMYEELPEQKRKKS comes from the coding sequence ATGGCGTCTACTAAAGATTACTTAGATTTTGTACTTGACCAGCTTTCTGATTTAGAAGATATAAGGTTTCGACAGATGATGGGAGAGTATATAATTTATTATAAAGATAAAATCATCGGCGGGATATATGATGATCGTTTTCTCGTAAAGCCTACAAAATCAGTAATGGAAAAAATACTTGATGCATCATATGAAGTGCCGTATGATGGTGCAAAAGAAATGATTTTAGTTGATGCGATAGATAACCGTGAATTTCTTCGGGATTTGATTTTGGGTATGTATGAGGAACTGCCGGAACAAAAGAGAAAAAAGTCCTAA
- a CDS encoding type II toxin-antitoxin system RelE/ParE family toxin, protein MTREIKFYKTKDGKCPVKEFIDTLPGKVAQKVAWVLRLIETQEKVPKTYFKNVTGTKIYDCRIEFSGNIYRILG, encoded by the coding sequence GTGACCCGAGAAATAAAATTTTATAAAACAAAAGATGGAAAATGTCCTGTAAAAGAATTTATAGATACTCTGCCCGGAAAAGTTGCTCAAAAGGTAGCATGGGTGTTAAGATTAATTGAAACACAGGAGAAGGTACCTAAAACTTACTTTAAAAATGTGACAGGCACAAAAATATATGACTGCAGAATAGAATTTAGCGGAAATATATATAGAATTTTAGGTTAG
- a CDS encoding helix-turn-helix domain-containing protein, with translation MSELEEYIAARKKRDIEFAEDFEIGYERFKIGALIKEMRLEQGMTQEQLAEKLSTKKSVISRMENHSEDVRLSTLEKIANVFGRQVKISIL, from the coding sequence ATGAGTGAGTTAGAAGAATATATTGCAGCTAGGAAAAAAAGAGATATTGAATTTGCTGAAGACTTTGAAATAGGATATGAACGATTTAAAATAGGAGCTCTTATTAAAGAGATGCGGCTTGAACAGGGAATGACACAGGAGCAGTTGGCAGAAAAATTGTCAACTAAAAAAAGTGTTATTTCGAGAATGGAGAATCATTCTGAAGATGTTCGACTTTCTACATTAGAGAAAATAGCAAATGTTTTTGGAAGACAGGTGAAAATTTCAATATTGTAG
- a CDS encoding EcsC family protein: MNNENILLPVLAEAIKIPGVRINRSEFLQKYLGKYYSQDKISQAIEKGTFHAGIDVKVIDKIAGNIIAQETLKCTGSSFGLGIPGGFALIGTVPADLAQYYAFSIRIIQKLAYIYGWPDFNLDDASGESIYYIVLFLGVMSGVGLANSTLKFVSNCLSKQALKKLPQMVLSKGIVYPLVKQIAKILGKQMTKEVFAKGVSKTIPIVSGFIAGGLTFAMFQPSCKKLKKQLQSEFGKIYNDEELKDELNLYNIYDENT, translated from the coding sequence ATGAATAATGAAAATATCTTATTACCTGTTTTAGCAGAAGCTATAAAGATTCCAGGAGTCAGAATAAATAGAAGTGAATTTTTACAAAAATATTTGGGTAAATATTATTCACAAGATAAAATTAGCCAAGCTATAGAAAAAGGTACTTTCCATGCTGGTATTGATGTTAAAGTCATCGATAAAATTGCAGGAAATATTATTGCACAAGAAACTTTAAAATGTACAGGTTCATCTTTTGGATTAGGTATTCCTGGAGGATTTGCGTTAATTGGAACAGTACCTGCAGATTTAGCACAGTATTATGCTTTTAGTATACGAATCATTCAAAAATTGGCTTATATATATGGTTGGCCCGATTTTAATTTGGATGATGCATCTGGAGAATCTATTTATTACATAGTTTTGTTCTTGGGTGTTATGTCAGGTGTAGGTCTCGCTAATTCAACATTGAAATTCGTTTCAAATTGTTTATCAAAACAAGCTTTAAAAAAATTACCACAAATGGTACTTTCAAAAGGTATTGTTTACCCATTAGTAAAACAAATTGCAAAGATTCTTGGCAAACAAATGACAAAAGAAGTTTTTGCAAAAGGTGTCTCAAAAACTATACCAATTGTTTCAGGCTTTATTGCTGGAGGTTTAACTTTTGCGATGTTCCAACCTAGTTGCAAAAAATTAAAGAAACAATTGCAATCTGAATTTGGAAAAATATATAATGATGAAGAATTAAAAGATGAATTGAACTTATATAATATTTATGATGAAAACACATAA
- a CDS encoding GNAT family N-acetyltransferase produces MNFNIKELDKDNITYIENQLANFDKKYITNEYNGGIYLGYYIKDTLIGGIIAEITTFNILYISTLFVDEKYRRQGIGKTLIEETEKIAKSKNVNTIRLDTFDWQGKDFYLAMKYQLVGSYHNAIDDYSEYFFIKQI; encoded by the coding sequence ATGAATTTTAATATAAAAGAATTAGATAAAGACAATATAACTTATATTGAAAATCAACTTGCAAATTTTGATAAAAAATATATTACGAACGAATATAACGGAGGCATTTATTTAGGTTATTATATTAAAGATACTCTTATCGGCGGAATCATTGCAGAAATTACAACTTTTAATATACTATATATAAGCACTCTTTTTGTAGATGAAAAATATAGAAGACAAGGCATTGGAAAAACTTTAATTGAAGAAACAGAAAAAATTGCAAAAAGTAAAAATGTTAACACTATAAGACTTGATACATTTGACTGGCAAGGTAAAGATTTTTATCTAGCAATGAAGTATCAACTTGTTGGAAGTTATCATAATGCTATTGATGATTATAGTGAATATTTTTTTATAAAACAAATATAA
- a CDS encoding DUF523 domain-containing protein — MYLISAFLVGINCRYDATSTLNFKLKEMIDEGKAIAVCPEILVGLPTPREPCEIQIKDGVKYVIGNPGKITQIYLKKQQ; from the coding sequence ATGTATTTAATTAGTGCTTTCTTAGTGGGCATAAATTGTAGATATGATGCTACAAGTACTCTTAATTTTAAATTGAAAGAAATGATAGATGAAGGTAAAGCTATTGCAGTATGTCCAGAAATTTTAGTTGGATTGCCGACACCAAGAGAGCCGTGTGAAATTCAAATTAAGGATGGTGTAAAATATGTAATAGGTAATCCGGGAAAGATTACACAAATTTATTTGAAAAAGCAGCAATAG
- a CDS encoding DUF523 domain-containing protein → MCKRESIQNAILQSRSLSCGYGKIYDGSFKSKLIDGNGYTADLLSKNGIEILTDVKYLRNKDEQKN, encoded by the coding sequence ATTTGTAAGAGAGAAAGTATTCAAAATGCGATTCTGCAGTCAAGAAGTCTTTCCTGTGGTTATGGTAAAATATATGATGGTAGTTTTAAAAGTAAACTTATTGATGGGAATGGGTATACAGCTGATTTATTAAGTAAAAATGGCATTGAAATATTAACAGATGTAAAATATTTAAGAAATAAAGATGAGCAAAAGAATTGA
- a CDS encoding helix-turn-helix transcriptional regulator, which translates to MEESTFDKYIKNDIKQKKKFDKEYNNFLLSEFILEKMEEENMSVRELARKAEVSPTIIQKLRNNKTADKINYQTFLSVVNSLGYRVNIERI; encoded by the coding sequence ATGGAAGAATCGACCTTTGATAAATACATAAAAAATGATATAAAACAAAAAAAGAAGTTTGATAAAGAGTATAATAATTTTCTATTGTCAGAATTTATACTTGAAAAGATGGAAGAAGAAAATATGTCTGTTAGAGAACTTGCAAGAAAGGCTGAAGTATCACCGACAATCATTCAAAAATTAAGAAATAATAAAACAGCCGATAAAATAAATTATCAAACTTTTTTATCTGTTGTAAATTCTCTCGGATACAGGGTAAACATAGAAAGAATATAA
- a CDS encoding tetratricopeptide repeat protein, with the protein MSRTLCLKILYVIILALLGIIVYWIISNTSEEHRFITSLFIALFLLIPGRVNQYFYQDFYIGRKYLDKDDLDKALYYFLKFEHCIEEKPWKKNILWMTWSFSIYTIDILAMVKNNISTVYIRKEQYEEAEKYINDALNIDGKYPLPYFNLSIINMVNGKKEECMNNIEKSRKLGMNNSKVDKFIRNMQSMYADIQSV; encoded by the coding sequence ATGAGTAGAACACTGTGTTTAAAAATACTTTATGTTATAATACTTGCATTGCTGGGGATTATTGTTTATTGGATTATATCAAATACTAGCGAGGAGCATCGATTTATTACTTCTCTTTTTATTGCTCTATTTTTGCTTATACCCGGAAGAGTAAACCAATACTTTTATCAAGATTTCTACATAGGTAGAAAGTATTTGGATAAAGATGATTTAGATAAAGCGTTATATTACTTTTTAAAATTTGAGCACTGTATTGAGGAAAAGCCATGGAAAAAAAATATTTTATGGATGACATGGTCTTTCTCTATCTATACTATAGATATCTTAGCCATGGTTAAAAACAATATTAGTACTGTTTATATAAGAAAAGAACAATATGAAGAAGCAGAAAAATATATTAACGATGCTTTAAATATTGATGGTAAATATCCACTTCCGTATTTTAATCTTTCTATCATTAATATGGTTAATGGTAAGAAAGAAGAATGTATGAATAACATTGAAAAGAGCAGAAAATTGGGAATGAATAATAGCAAAGTAGATAAGTTTATAAGAAATATGCAGTCTATGTATGCTGATATTCAATCTGTTTGA
- a CDS encoding HD domain-containing protein, translated as MFNQLSLPDEVECIFSELRIPPRLYAHLLLVHDVANKLIDAISVTWNTLNIDKNLVVSAAATHDIGKCIHTNELSEEGHKHEQEGKRLLISLGVPEEKAKFAATHATWSEKSTIEDICVSLADKIWKGSRMKELEDLLIEKISSATKMERWEIFSLLDSIIENITKDADKRLAFQNNFPTMCRTI; from the coding sequence TTGTTTAATCAACTCTCTCTCCCCGATGAAGTGGAGTGTATTTTTAGTGAGCTCCGAATTCCGCCACGATTATATGCTCATTTACTGCTTGTTCACGATGTTGCAAATAAATTAATTGATGCCATATCTGTTACTTGGAATACTCTGAACATTGATAAAAATCTTGTTGTGTCTGCTGCAGCTACACATGACATTGGAAAATGTATCCACACAAATGAGCTTTCAGAAGAAGGTCATAAACACGAACAGGAAGGAAAACGATTGCTAATCTCGCTTGGTGTACCGGAAGAAAAAGCAAAGTTCGCTGCTACACATGCAACATGGTCAGAAAAATCAACTATTGAAGATATTTGTGTTTCTCTTGCGGATAAAATTTGGAAAGGAAGTAGAATGAAGGAGCTAGAAGATTTATTAATTGAAAAAATCTCTAGTGCAACAAAAATGGAACGATGGGAAATTTTCAGCTTATTGGATTCTATCATAGAAAATATTACAAAAGATGCCGATAAGCGACTAGCTTTTCAAAATAATTTTCCCACTATGTGTAGAACCATATAA
- a CDS encoding bifunctional 2-polyprenyl-6-hydroxyphenol methylase/3-demethylubiquinol 3-O-methyltransferase UbiG — MSKRIEILNSFYADTDEDSRLDRSRHGQLEYITTMNYIHRYAKAGAKILEIGAGTGRYSIALAKEGYKVTAVELVESNLEVLRKNGSGIKNIVSYQGDALNLDRFEDNQFDITLLLGPMYHLYDKKDVHKALDEAIRVTKKGGIILTAFLSVYAIMNNNYLKENLAAGIKMNFDDDYKVKHFEEQLFTGYDIAEFEQLFESHKTKYLTTAAVDNILESAEGRTDFKMPDSDFDLFVKYHLATCEKRELLGTSSHLLYICKKED, encoded by the coding sequence ATGAGCAAGAGAATTGAAATATTAAATTCGTTTTATGCTGATACCGATGAAGACAGCCGATTAGACAGAAGCCGTCATGGACAATTGGAGTATATTACTACAATGAACTATATTCACCGATATGCAAAAGCCGGAGCTAAAATCTTAGAGATTGGTGCCGGTACAGGCAGGTATTCCATTGCACTTGCAAAAGAAGGATATAAGGTAACGGCTGTTGAACTGGTAGAAAGCAATCTTGAGGTGCTGAGAAAAAACGGCAGCGGTATTAAAAATATCGTTTCTTATCAGGGGGATGCCTTAAATCTTGATAGATTTGAAGATAATCAATTTGACATTACATTATTATTGGGTCCGATGTATCATTTATATGATAAAAAAGATGTACATAAAGCATTGGATGAAGCAATTCGCGTTACAAAAAAAGGTGGAATAATTTTGACAGCTTTTCTTTCGGTATATGCTATTATGAATAACAATTACCTTAAAGAAAATCTTGCCGCAGGTATAAAGATGAACTTTGATGATGATTATAAAGTTAAGCATTTTGAAGAACAGCTGTTTACAGGCTATGATATTGCAGAATTTGAACAACTTTTTGAATCTCATAAGACAAAGTATCTGACTACGGCAGCTGTAGACAATATTTTGGAATCGGCAGAAGGTAGAACTGATTTTAAAATGCCGGATAGCGACTTTGACTTATTTGTTAAATATCACTTAGCGACATGTGAAAAACGGGAATTGCTCGGTACTTCCAGTCATCTATTATATATATGCAAAAAAGAAGATTGA
- a CDS encoding HAD family hydrolase, whose product MKQYTFYIFDMGSTLLEFHNPIWNEDEILKTSHKRMITHVANIYGQPIADKINKEVILPWYDYVENERKIKRIEYRICEALFLKFYELGIHISYKEIIEILKKDYLDFYNYAHPNERVIDCLKLLKAKEYKIGVVSNIMYPQEIYIEIFNRVGLDTFIDNYTFSYENTYMKPNPSIFLRSAYAAKCENF is encoded by the coding sequence ATGAAACAATATACATTTTACATTTTCGATATGGGTTCTACCTTATTGGAATTCCATAATCCAATATGGAATGAAGATGAAATACTTAAAACCAGCCATAAGCGCATGATAACCCATGTTGCAAATATTTATGGTCAGCCTATTGCCGATAAAATCAATAAAGAAGTGATTTTACCTTGGTATGACTATGTTGAAAATGAGCGTAAAATTAAAAGAATAGAATACCGTATCTGTGAAGCCTTGTTTTTAAAATTTTACGAATTGGGAATTCATATTTCTTATAAAGAAATTATCGAAATATTAAAAAAAGATTATCTTGATTTTTATAATTATGCCCATCCGAATGAAAGAGTAATTGATTGCCTTAAACTATTAAAGGCTAAGGAGTATAAAATTGGTGTTGTTTCAAATATCATGTATCCTCAAGAAATATATATTGAAATTTTTAATAGGGTAGGGCTTGACACGTTTATTGATAATTATACTTTTAGCTATGAAAATACATATATGAAACCTAATCCTTCTATTTTTTTACGAAGCGCTTATGCAGCTAAATGCGAAAATTTCTGA
- a CDS encoding DUF2087 domain-containing protein, translating into MDAQIIAAARLESSGKYEEALIAYEKIIVENLSVSDALYLKRSIAACKYYLKDYESAEKAFIKILEEDKISADERGDIEDCLYLCCLYGNKIEKAERYFTNKLKLSENNYEENLWNYWYLGQIYYLKKDYLKSELMYKKALDAAKKSNNARIKFFLAHLLGIQIILKKYDEVWENIEKNNEYEDKSSGLYKIVQGILTKCTHPNDSNWKKIYDQGMEEAKNEKFEENIELGNRLLKYLELKQEISQFLDKNGRIVRWPKKNYDKINVLKYLQEKFDPDKKYSEIEVNELLKSWHTFNDHALLRRELFDKFLLERTPDCKEYWVTREKV; encoded by the coding sequence ATGGATGCTCAAATTATAGCTGCTGCAAGATTAGAATCAAGCGGGAAATATGAGGAAGCTCTAATTGCTTATGAAAAAATTATCGTCGAAAATTTAAGCGTTTCGGATGCATTGTATTTAAAAAGATCTATTGCGGCTTGTAAATATTATCTAAAAGACTATGAAAGTGCCGAAAAAGCATTTATTAAAATTTTGGAAGAAGACAAAATAAGTGCCGATGAAAGAGGTGATATTGAAGATTGCTTGTACCTATGCTGTTTATATGGAAATAAGATAGAAAAGGCTGAAAGATATTTTACTAATAAATTGAAATTATCTGAAAATAATTATGAAGAAAACTTGTGGAATTACTGGTATTTGGGTCAAATATATTATTTAAAAAAAGATTATTTAAAGTCAGAGCTTATGTATAAAAAGGCCTTGGATGCTGCAAAAAAATCTAATAATGCAAGAATAAAGTTCTTTTTGGCTCATTTACTCGGTATTCAAATTATTTTAAAAAAGTACGATGAGGTATGGGAAAATATCGAAAAAAATAATGAATATGAAGATAAGTCATCGGGTCTGTATAAAATAGTGCAGGGCATATTAACAAAATGTACTCATCCTAATGATAGTAATTGGAAAAAAATATATGATCAAGGAATGGAAGAAGCTAAAAATGAAAAATTTGAAGAAAATATTGAGTTAGGAAATCGGTTATTGAAATATCTGGAGTTAAAACAAGAAATTTCTCAATTTCTTGATAAAAACGGCCGTATTGTAAGGTGGCCTAAAAAAAATTATGACAAAATAAATGTCTTAAAATATTTGCAAGAAAAATTCGATCCCGATAAAAAATACTCTGAAATTGAAGTAAATGAGCTTTTAAAATCTTGGCATACTTTTAACGACCACGCACTTTTAAGGCGTGAACTTTTTGATAAATTCTTATTGGAGCGGACTCCTGATTGTAAAGAATATTGGGTTACTAGGGAGAAAGTTTAG